The Kwoniella shivajii chromosome 7, complete sequence genome includes a region encoding these proteins:
- a CDS encoding magnesium-dependent phosphatase-1, producing the protein MPRKNRGASPPPPTGGYREVNEEDPDAWPLLVAFDLDYTLWDLWIDTHISPPLKRQGDVLNRLVDRRGQDLSFYREVPSILAELKRRRIHIAAASRTSAPELAREALGLLLMPSEEGGDHVKAITYFNTMEIYPGSKLKHFKEIHRKTGIPYEQMLFFDDEHRNYEVESLGVTMQLVPPSGTDRKLWNDGLTLWRKRRGVKVVH; encoded by the exons ATgccaagaaagaacagaggggcatcaccacctcctcctacAGGAGGATACAGAGAGgtgaatgaagaagatccagatgcATGGCCATTGTTGGTGGCGTTTGATCTAGA CTATACCTTATGGGACTTATGGATTGAT ACACATATAAGTCCGCCTTTGAAGAGACAGGGCGATGTATTGAATAGACTAGTTGATCG TCGGGGCCAAGATCTATCATTTTATAGAGAAGTCCCATCGATACTTGCCGAAttgaaaagaaggagaatacATATCGCCGCGGCATCAAGAACGAGTGCACCTGAATT AGCGAGAGAAGCTTTGGGGTTGTTATTGATGCcttctgaagaaggtgggGATCACGTTAAAGCTATAACGTATTTTAACACC ATGGAAATATATCCGG GCTCGAAGTTGAAACATTTCAAAGAGATACATCGCAAGACCGGTATACCTTATGAACAAATG ctcttcttcgatgatgaaCATCGTAATTATGAGGTCGAATCATTAGGAGTAACCATGCAACTTGTTCCGCCTAGTGGAACTGATCGGAAATTATGGAATGATGGTTTGACTTTATGGAGGAAACGGAGAGGTGTAAAAGTTGTACATTAA
- a CDS encoding phosphomethylpyrimidine kinase: MATCSISLESGKRPHILTIAGSDSGGGAGIQADLKTIEAFGCYGSSVLTGLTAQNTLGVQAVHEVPTDFVIQQLESVVSDDQPTCIKLGMLTNASIIQALTTKLKEIKNVVIVLDPVMISTSGHTLLPENAIEALKGLYPLVQYFTPNIPEAIRLSGFRPDGDGDGDASKLNLEDMIELAKQTNSVIGSSTVLLKGGHANISRKEVSSLPKGKYKIIWEQGDDDLDTIEVLSLYSRYSGISKKEDDNLVVDILVNGGEIIALFVSRKINSKSTHGTGCTLSTAIACSYATEESTGEGDHTLRIFKKAIGYTQSAIASAYPFGNGHGPLNHAHLSVRRALPPPTKHNPHPFLSHLIQSNLPLWKSYVQHPFVVQLGKGTLPKECFEHYIKQDYHYLKHYARAHALGAYKADTFQDIAAFTKIAAHIAKEVDKHVWYCESFGISRAQLEAEPESSPCAAYARYVIDVGTQGDILDLYMSVASCLVGYGEVGLWLQKQVELGEATLEGNIYKRWMQDYCGEDFLHAVEIGIENLERRIAEDPPTEAKLARLTKIWHECVRLESAFWDMGLKLIK; this comes from the exons ATGGCTACTTGTTCTATCTCCTTAGAATCGGGTAAGAGGCCTCATATCCTCACGATAGCAG GTAGTGACTCGGGTGGGGGAGCTGGTATACAA GCAGATCTGAAAACCATCGAAGCTTTTGGGTGTTATGGTTCTTCAGTACTCACTGGATTGACTGCACAAAACACTTTGGGTGTTCAAGCTGTTCACGAAGTCCCAACTGATTTTGTCATTCAACAG CTCGAATCAGTCGTTTCTGATGATCAACCCACGTGCATAAAACTCGGTATGCTCACCAACGCATCTATCATTCAAGCATTAACCACAAAAttgaaagaaatcaaaaacGTCGTAATCGTTCTAGATCCAGTGATGATATCAACTTCAGGTCATACTTTATTACCTGAAAATGCGATTGAGGCCTTGAAAGGATTATATCCACTAGTACAATATTTCACACCCAATATACCTGAAGCTATACGACTAAGCGGTTTCAGACCCGATGGGGATGGGGATGGGGATGcatcaaagttgaatttggaagatatgattgaatTAGCAAAACAAACCAATTCAGTTATTGGGTCATCGACTGTTCTGCTAAAAGGTGGTCATGCGAAtatatcaagaaaagaagtttcatctttaccaaaaGGCAAATATAAGATTATCTGGGAAcagggtgatgatgatttagatACAATAGAAGTACTATCGTTATATTCCAGATATTCAGGTATAtccaaaaaagaagatgataatctGGTAGTTGACATATTAGTGAATGGAGGTGAAATAATCGCTTTATTCGTTAGTAGGAAAATCAACAGTAAAAGTACACATGGAACGGGATGTACATTGAGTACCGCTATAGCCTGTTCATACGCAACTGAGGAATCGACTGGTGAAG GAGATCACACTTTACGTATATTCAAAAAAGCGATTGGATATACACAATCAGCTATAGCTTCTGCATATCCATTTGGAAATGGTCATGGCCCTTTAAACCACGCCCATCTCAGTGTAAGAAGAGCTCTGCCACC ACCAACCAAACATAACCCTCATCCTTTCTTGAGCCATCTAATCCAATCAAACTTGCCACTATGGAAGTCATAT GTTCAACATCCGTTCGTCGTACAACTTGGAAAAGGTACTTTACCAAAAGAGTGTTTCGAACATTACATCAAACAAGACTATCACTACTTAAAGCATT ATGCTCGAGCACACGCCTTGGGAGCGTATAAAGCAGATACATTCCAGGACATCGCAGCCTTTACCAAAATTGCTGCTCATATAGCTAAAGAAGTTGACAAGCATGTGTGG TACTGCGAGTCATTCGGTATCTCACGAGCCCAATTagaagctgaacctgaatcttcaccttgtgcAGCATATGCACGATACGTCATTGACGTCGGAACTCAAGGAGATATACTTGATTTGTACATGTCAGTAGCATCATGTTTGGTTGGATACGGTGAAGTTGGATTATGGTTGCAGAAGCAAGTTGAATTGGGTGAAGCTACTCTAGAAGGTAATATATACAAAAGGTGGATGCAAGATTATTGTGGGGAAGATTTCTTACATGCTGTTGAAATTGGTATAG AAAACCTAGAACGTAGGATAGCAGAAGATCCACCCACCGAAGCTAAATTAGCTAGATTGACTAAAATATGGCACGAATGTGTTAGGTTGGAATCTGCATTTTGGGATATGGggttgaaattgatcaagtaA